The Ornithinimicrobium sufpigmenti genome includes the window CCGCGGTCCGGCAGGTGCAGATCGCCCCGGAGGTCATCGGGTATGTCGTGGACCTCGCCCGCGCGACCCGCTCGGCCCCGTCCCTGCAGCTGGGCGTCAGCCCCCGCGGCGCCACCGCGCTGATGAACACCGCCCGGGCCTGGGCCTGGCTCGCCGGCCGTGACTTCGTCACCCCCGACGACGTCAAGGCGCTGGCCCGGGCCACCCTGGTCCACCGCGTGCAGCTGCGGCCGGAGGCCGAGCTCGAGGGGGTCAGCACCGACTCGGTGCTCGACTCGGTCCTGGCCTCCGTCCCGGTCCCCCGCTGACCGCGGCTGTGCCACCGACACGACCTCGACGTCCATGATCCTCCGCGGACCTGTCGTGGCGCTGGTCCTGCTGGGGCTGGTGCCCACCGCGCTGCTGCCCGGGAGGGCTGGCAGCGTGGCCGCGCTGTGGCTGCTCGGGGTGGCGCTCCTGGTGCTGGTGGACGTGCTGGCCGCGCCCTCGCCACGGACGATCGGTCTGGGTCGCGACCCGGTCCCGCAGGTCCGGCTGCAGGAGCAGACCCAGACCGTGCTGAGCCTCACCAACACCGGGGAGCGTCGCGTGCGCGGGCTGGTCCGCGACGCCTGGGTGCCGTCCGCTGGGGCAGAGGGGGCCGAGGGGGCCCGGGGGGCTCGGGGAGCACGGCATACCCTCGACCTCCCGCCGGGTGAGCGACGGCGGGTCACCACGACACTGCGCCCGACCCGCCGCGGAGACCGCCCCGCGACCGGGGTGACGATCCGGACCCACGGGCCGCTGGGCCTGGCCGGTCGGCAGGTGACGGTCCTGGTGCCGGGCACGGTGCGCTCCCTCCCGCCGTTCCGCTCGCGGCGGCACCTGGAGAGCAAGCTGGCCCAGCTGCGCCAGCTGGACGGACGCTCCGCGGTGCGCACGCGCGGGCAGGGCACGGAGTTCGACTCGCTGCGGGAGTACGTCGAGGGTGACGACGTGCGGTCCATCGACTGGCGGGCGACGGCGCGGCGGCAGCACGCGGTGGTGCGGACGTGGCGGCCCGAGCGCGACCGGCGCGTCATCCTGGTGCTGGACACCTCGCGGACCAGTGCGGCTCGCGTGGGCGACGAGCCGCGGCTGGACGCGGCGATGGACGCGGCCCTGCTGCTCACCGCAGTCGCCTCCCGCGCCGGCGACCGGGTCGATCTCATCGCCGGTGACCGGGTCGTGCGCGCCCGCGTCGGTGCCGCCGGGGCGGGGAGCGGCTCGACGACCGGGGCCAGCTCGCTGCTGCACCGGATGGTGACCGCCATGGCGCCGCTGGAGCCGGTGCTGCTCGAGGCCGACTGGCCGGTGCTGGCCGGCGCGGTCACCGGGACCACCCGCCGCCGGGCGCTGGTCGTGCTGCTGAGCACGCTGGAGCCGGCCGCCGTCGAGGAGGGTCTGCTGCCGGTGCTGCCCTCGCTCACCGCCCACCACCGGGTGGTGCTGGCCTCGGTCGCCGACCCCGGCCTGCGCTCTCTGCGGGAGGACCTCTCCGGCGTGGACGCCGTGTATGACGCAGCCGCGGCCGAACGCACCGAGGCGCTCCGCCACCGCACCGCCACCGGCCTGGCCCGGCTCGGCGTCACGGTCGTGCACGAGCCACCCGAGGACCTACCGGTGGCGCTGGTCGACCACTACCTCGCGCTCAAGGCGCAGGGCCTGCTCTGAGTCTCCGGCTCCGAGAGGTCTGGCCTCAGCCCGCCGTCGGCGCGGAGGCCGCCTGCAGCTCCTCCCCCACGTCCCCGGTCGCGCCACGCAGGACGGCGCGCCGGCCCAGGGTGAAGACGTAGACGAAGAAGGCGAGCAGCGCGACCACGCCGATCCCGACCCGCGCCCAGGTCGGTAGCGGCGACGGGGTGACGAAGCCCTCGATCACCCCGGACAGCAGCAGCACGAAGACCAGTCCGATCGCCACCCCGGCCGCGGTCCGTCCCTCCCGGGCCAGGTTGGCCAGCCTGGTGCGGGGCCCGGGCGCCACCCAGGCCCAGAACAGCCGCAGCCCCACCCCGGCCGCGACGAAGATCGCCATCAGCTCCAGCAGCCCGTGCGGCGTGATCATCCCCCAGAACACCTCGGCCCGGCCGTGCCGGTGCATCAGCGCACCGATCACGGCCACGTTGGCGATGTTCTGCCACAGCACCCAGATCACCGGGAAACCCAGGACCCCCATGCCGATGCACCGGGCCGCCACCCACGCGTTGTTCACCCAGACGAGCGTGGAGAAGCTGCTGGCGGCGTGCTCGGAGTAGTAGCTCTCGAACTGCACGTTGACCAGGGCCTGCACCTCCTCCATCGGCAGCAGGGACTGCTCCACGACGGGGTTGCGCACCAACCACCAGCCCAGCACCAGACCGACGACCACGTTGGCGACGGCGGTGATCCCCCACCACCAGCGCAGCCGGTACAGCGCCGCCGGGAAGTCCTCGGCGAAGAACCGGCCGACGCCGGCCCAGCTGGCGGTCGGCACCCGTGCGGCGCGGCCCCGAGCCCGCGCGACGAGCGCGGACAGGTGGGAGACGACGGTGGCGTCAGGGGCGCTGGAGCGCACCACGGACAGGTCGGTCGCCGCCCGCTGGTAGCCGTCCAGCAGCTCGTCTGCCTCCGCCCCCGTCAGTCGTCGCCGCCGGGCCAGGGCGTCGAGCCGGGCCCACGCGCCCTGGCGCCGTCCCACCAGCGCGTCCAGGTCCACGGTCACACTGTATGCCGTGCCCCCGACCCGTCCGGGCCCCGCCGTAGGCTGGGCCCATGACCACCCGGGGCATCTTCGAGGCCGAGCGCTTCGTCACCGGCGAGGCGGTCGAGGTGGAGCTGCCGCCGGCGGGCCTGCCGCTCCGGGTCGCCTCCGGCCTGCTGGACCTGCTGGTCATCGCGCTGCTGGTGCTCGGGGTCCTCCTCCTCGTCCCGCTGGAGGTCTTCCTCGCCGACGCGGCGCTGGGCCAGGCCTTCGTCATCGCCGTGATGGTGCTGGCGATGGCCGGGATCCCCATCGCCCTGGAGACGTTCACCCACGGCCGCACCGTCGGCAAGCTGGTCCTCGGCCTGCGCACCGTCCGCGACGACACGGGCCCGATCGGCCTGCGGCACGCGACCATCCGCGCCCTGGTCGGCACCGTCGAGCTCTGGCTCACCCTGGGCAGCCTCGCGCTCATCGTGGCCATGACCAACGAGAAGGCCCGCCGCCTCGGCGACCTGCTCGCCGGCACCTACGTCATCCGGGACCGGGTCCGGCTGCGCATGACCGAACCGCCCCAGGTCTCGCCACGTCTCGCCGACTGGGTGGTCGGCGCCGACATCGGGGTGCTGCCCGACGCGCTGGTGGTCGCCACCCGGCAGTTCCTGGGCCGGGCCGCCTCCTTGTCCCCGCAGGCGCGGGCGCAGGTCGGTGCGGAGCTGTATGCCGCGCTGCTGGCCCGGGTGGCGCCCGCACCGCCCCACGGTGCGCACCCGGAGGAGGTCATGGCCAGCCTGCTGGCCGAGCGGCGCCGCCGCGACGAGGAGCGGCTGGCCCGCGCCGACGCCCTGCGCGACCGGATCCTGCCGCCGGGGTGACCGGGCTGAGGGCGTCGTCCGCTCGGTCGTCGTCCGCTCGGCCGTCGTCCGCTCAGCCGTCCCAGGCTGGCTTGAGCACGTCCTCGATGATCTGCAGCCGCTCGTCGAAGGGCAGGAAGGCCGACTTCATCGCGTTGACCGTGACCCGGCGCAGGTCGGGCAAGGTCCACCCGGCCCGGTCCACGAGCAGCTGGGCCTCGCGGGTCATCGAGGTGGCGCTCATCAGCCGGTTGTCGGTGTTGAGGGTGACGCGGAACTGCAGGCGCGTCAGCAGGCTGATGGCGTGCTCCTCGATCGAGGGCGCCGCGCCGGTCTGGACGTTGCTGCTGGGGCACAGCTCCAGCGCGATCCGCCGGTCCCGCACGTAGCCCGCCAGCGGACCCAGCGCGAACGCCTCGGGCTCGGTCCTCGAGCGGGCGATCGCCGCGGCAAGGTCGTCGGTGACCGGACGGCCGTCCAGGGTGATGTCGTCGATGATCCGGATCCCGTGCCCGAGCCGCTCCGCGCCGCACACCTGCACGGCCTCCCAGATGCTCGGCAGGCCGAACGCCTCACCGGCGTGGATGGTGAAGTGGGAGTTCTCCTGGCGGAGGAACTCGAAGGCGGCCAGGTGCCGCGTGGGCGGGAAGCCGTCCTCGGCCCCGGCGATGTCGAAGCCGCAGACCTCCTGCTCGCGGTGGCGGACGGCGAGCTCGGCGATCTCCCGGCTGCGCGCGGCGTGCCGCATCGCGGTGAGGATGGAACGGACGCGGACCGGGCCGGCCGGCGCCACCTGGTCGTGCGCGCCCGACGCGCCGGCCGCGACCTCCTCCTCCCCCTCGCGGAACCCCTGGTTGACCGCCCGGACCACCTCGTCCAGGCTGAGCCCGCCCTCCAGGTGCTGCTCCGGGGCGTAGCGCACCTCGGCATACACCACACCGTCCGCGGCCAGGTCCAGCACGCACTCGCGCGCCACCCGGGTCAGGGCCGCCGCCGTCTGGGTCACGCCGACGGTGTGCGCGAACGTCTCCAGGTAGCGCTCCAGCGACCCGCTGTCGGCCGACCGGGCGAACCAGGCCGACAGCGCTTCGACGTCGTCGGCGGGCAGCGCGGCATACCCCTGCTGCTGCGCCAGCTCCAGCACCGTGGCGGGGCGCACGCCACCGTCGAGGTGGTCGTGCAGCAGCACCTTGGGCAGCCTGCGGATGGCCTCCGCGTCGGGCGTGGTGGACCGGCTGACCTCAGGCATCGTCGCGCCGGGCGGTCTCTGCGGTGAAGGCGGGCGAGCAGACGGCCAGGTAGTCCGCGCCGGTGTCGCCGACGAAGTAGCGCACCCACTCCCCCGCGCGGACGAGCACGCACTCGCCGGGCCCGACGCTGGTGATCCGGCCGTGCTCGTCCTCCACGCACATCTCGCCGGCCAGGACGTAGGTGACCTCGTCGAACTCCGGACGCTGCCCGGGCTCGTCCCACCCGGGGGGCGCGGTCATCCGCGCCACCGACATCGCCCCGTGGCCGGTGCTGGCCGCCCCGGCGTACTCCTGGATGAGCTTCTCACCGGCGCCGGGCACACGGACCGGCTGCAGCATCGTCGGCATGGTGCTGATCATAGAGTGGGGGGTATGCCGCACACGCTCGCCCCCGGGACCGCACTGACCGTCCAGGACGTCGCCGACCTCATCGACCACGCGCTGCTCAAGCCCGAGCTGACCCCCGCCGAGGTGGAGGCCGCCTGCCGAGAGCTGGCGCAGGACCGGATCTGGTCGGTGTGCGTGCGTCCTTCCGACGTCCGGCTGGCGCTGGCCGCGGTGGACGGGTCCCCGACCCGGGTGTGCACCGTGATCGGTTTCCCGCACGGCACCACCTCGACCGCGGCCAAGATCGCCGAGTCCAACCAGGCGATCGCGGACGGCGCGACCGAGCTGGACATGGTGCTCAACATCGGTCGTCTGCGCGGCGGGGACCTCGAGGCCGTCAAGCAGGACATCGCCGCGGTCGTGCAGGTCGGTCACGCCGCCGGCGCCCTGGTCAAGGTGATCTTCGAGACCGCGCTGCTGGACGACGAGCAGAAGGCCGCCGCGTGCCGGGCGAGCGAGGAGGCCGGCGCCGACTTCGTCAAGACCTCCACCGGCTTCGCCGGGGGCGGAGCGACGCTGCCGGACGTGCGCCTCATGCGCGCCAACATCTCCGACGCCGTGCAGGTCAAGGCCTCCGGCGGCGTCCGCGACATCGACACCCTCCTGGCGATGGTGGCCGAGGGCGTGACCCGCATCGGCACCTCCTCGACGCAGGCGCTCCTCGCCGGCGCCCGCGACCGCGAGCAGGCCGGCACCCTGGTCGTCCCCGACTCGGGCCACGGTGCTGGCGAGGCTGGTGCCGACGGGGCTGCCGACTCCGACGGCTACTGACCTACCTCTGACCGGGGACACACTTTGCCCCTGACCGGGGACACACTTTGCCCCTACCGGGCACACGTCCTGGCGTGGGAAAGCGCAGACCGTGTCGCCGGTCAGACGCAGACCGTGTCGCCGGTCGCAGGCAGACCGTGTCGCCGGTCGCTCAGGCGATGCGGTCGATGACGATCGACCCGGCGGTCTGCACCTGGTCGGGCGCGCCGATGTCCCAGGCGCCTTCGAGCGCGGCGACCGCTCGGTCGAAGCGCTCCGGGGTGTCGGTGTGCAGCGTCATCAACGGCTGGCCCTGGGTGACCGTGTCGCCGGGCTTGGCGTGCAGCTCGATGCCGGCGGCGGCCTGCACGGGGTCCTCCTTGCGGGCGCGGCCGGCGCCCAGGCGCCAGGCTGAGACACCGACAGCCATCGCGTCCAGCCGACCGAGGACGCCGTCCGCCTCCGCCACCACCTGGTGGGTCTCCCTGGCGGTCGGCAGGTCGGCGTCGGGGTCACCGCCCTGGGCGGCGATCATCCGGCGCCACACGTCCATCGCGCGGCCGTCCTGCAGCGCGTCGGCGGGGTCGATGTCGGTCACGCCGGCCCCGTCCAGCATCTCCCGGGCCAGGGCGAGCGTCAGGTCGACCACGTCCTGAGGACCGCCGCCCGCCAGCACCTCGACCGACTCCCGGACCTCCAGCCCGTTGCCGGCCGTCAGGCCCAGCGGCGTGGACATGTCGGTCATCAGGGCCACGGTGTGCACGCCCGCGTCCTGCCCGAGCGCCACCATGGTCTCGGCCAGCTCTCGGGCGTCCTCCTGCGTCTTCATGAAAGCGCCGGAGCCGACCTTGACGTCGAGCACCAGCGCGCCGGTGCCCTCGGCGATCTTCTTGCTCATGATGGAGGAGGCGATGAGCGGGATGGCCTCGACCGTGCCCGTCACGTCGCGCAGCGCGTAGAGCCGCTTGTCCGCCGGCGCCAGGCCGGCACCTGCGGCGCAGATCACGGCGCCGATGTCCTCCAGCTGGCGCAGCATGTCGGCGTTCGACAGGTCAGCCCGCCAGCCGGGGATGGCCTCCAGCTTGTCCAGCGTGCCGCCCGTATGCCCCAGCCCGCGCCCGCTCAGCTGTGGCACGGCGACTCCGCAGGCCGCGACGAGCGGCGCCAGCGGCAGGGTGATCTTGTCGCCCACGCCCCCGGTCGAGTGCTTGTCGGCGGTCGGCCGGGACAACGAGGAGAAGTCCATCCGCTCGCCGGAGTCGATCATCGCCCGGGTCCAGTCGCTGATCTCCCGCCGCGTCATACCGTTGAGCAGGATGGCCATGGCCAGGGCGGACATCTGCTCGTCGGCCACCTGGCCGCGGGTGTAGGCGTCGATGACCCAGGCGATCTCCTCGCTGGTCAGCTCCCCCCTGTCCCGTTTGGTGCTGATGACGTCGACGGCGGCGAAGGACTCACTCATAGCGCCCAGTCTGGCCCATCGTCCCGGCGGCCCTCGCGACACGTGCCACCTTCGGTCCCGGCGGGTCCTCCCCACGCGCGGCAGCGACGTCCCGCTGCAGCCTCCGCAGCCCCGACTCGAACTCACGCCGCCCGGACCCCGGCAGCGCCCCTGCGCCGCTGAGCTGGCCCAGGAGCCGGTCGGACTGCTCCCTCAGCTCCTCCAGGACCCGCATGACGTCCTGGGTCGATCCGGTGGTGGCTGCCGTGTGCAGGTCGCGTGCGCAGCGGCTCAGGTGCAGCTGACCGAGGGACACGACCGGGTCGGTCGACGGGCTGGCGCCCACGGTCGGGTTCGCCGTGGAGTATGTGGAGGGGTGTCCCGGAGGGTATGCCGAGGACTGACCTGGGGGCCGCACCGGGGGCGGGGTGCTCCCGTGGGGGTACTGGGGAACGTCGATCCGAGGCATGCCGGGACCCGTCGCCGTTCCGGAGCCGGGCGCTCCCGGCGCTGGCGTGGCCCCGGGGCCCGGCTGCTCGCCGGGTCGGTGCACCCAGGGTGAGTGTCCCGGGCCGCTCTGTGTCGGGGCGGTGGTGGGCGGCTCCCCCATCCGGCCGACCGGCGGCGGGGTGGCACCTTGGTCGGGGCCACCCGCCCACCCGAGGGTGGATCGGTCGGACCCGGAGTCCGGCCGGTAGGGCGGCAGTGGCTGGCCGGAGCCGTGCTGCTCGGCCTTCTTCTGCTCGCTGCTGCCGCGCTGGCTCAGCACCCCAGCAGCGATCCACCCGATGATGATCGGCACGAAGATGCTCACGTTCATGTCCAGCAGCACGTTCAGGACGACGAACGCGATGATGGCCCAGCCCCACCAGGGCAGTGAAGGAACGGTGCGCACCGGACCACCCTACCCACGTGTGACATCCTGTGGCCCGTGCAGACCGCAGACATCATGGCCCTCGTCGTCCCGCCCACCGTCGAGCTGCTGCGCCGTGCCCGCGCGGCGGAGGGGGCCAGGCCGCAGGAGCCGGAGCCGATGTTCGCCACCCTCATCGCGGTGCGCAACGGGCGCGTCGTGGCCAGCGTCAGCACGCCGCGGATGTCGATCACCCTGAACTGTGCCCTGCCGATGGCGGTCGGGCTCGACCCGGAGGCTCTGGTCGTGGCGGCCCAGGCCCAGGTGGAGGGTCGCCCTGCGCTGGCCTACTCGGTGATGAAGCGGGACCGGACCGCCAAGTTCGTCCTGCAGCCGGTGGCCGAGCAGGACGGCGAGCTGGTGGTCGGGCGACCCGTCGACGGCGGCGAGCCGGCGGACCCGCACATCCTGCAGACCCTGGCCGAGGCGATGGGCCAGCGGCCCGTGGACGTGACCAAGGTGGCCCGCAAGGACCTGGGTGGCACGTTCGGCGAGGACACCTTCCTGCCGCCCGAGGAAGGCCGGGTGGTGGTCGACGCGGGCACGGTGAAGACGCTGGAGCAGCGGGTGAAGGGCGTGCGGGGTCAGGCGCTCTACGTGGCCCGCAGCCCCGAGGCCGGGCGGCTCGCGCTCGAGGCCGGCCTGCCGCGGACCAGCCTGCTGACCTCCGACTCCCCGGAGGTCGTGGCCGCCACCGAGGACGGCAGCTGAGCCGTCAGGAGCTCAGCGCAACGAGCGCAGAGAACGAACAGAGAGAACGAGCGGAGAACGAGCAGCGAGCCGCCCGGAGCCAGGTACACAGGCGCCGGCTGGTCAGGGTCAACGCTGCAGGTGCTCGGCCCCGAACGCCTGGGGCAGGATCTGCTCCATCGGCAGGATGCCCTCGGGGGTCTGCAGCAGGCACCCCGGGCCGCCGTGCTCCCACAGCAGCTGGCGGCAGCGGCCGCACGGCATGAGCGTGGCGCCCTGGCCGTCCACGCACCACACCGCCACCAGCCGCCCGCCGCCGGTGGCGGCCAGCTCGGAGACCATGCCGCACTCGGCGCACAGGCCCACGCCGTAGGAGGCGTTCTCGACGTTGCACCCGGCGACGACGCGGCCGTCGTCGACCAGGCCGGCCACGCCGACCGGGTAGCGCGAGTAGGGCACGTAGGCCCGCTGCATGATCTGGGTGGCGGCGATCCGCAGCCGCTCCCACTCGATGTCGGTCTCGGTCCCGGTGTCGGTCTCGGAGTCGGTACTGTCCACGCCATACCTCAGCTCTTGGTGTAGGGGATGCCCTCGGCGGCCGGTGGGCGGACCCGGCCGACGAACCCGGCCACGGCCAGGATGGTGATGACGTAGGGCAGCATGAGCAGCAGCTCGGAGGGGATCGTGCTGCCGATGCTCGACATCATGTTGCCCAGGTTCTTGGAGAAGCCGAAGAGGAGGGCCGCAGCGACCGCGCCCCACGGGCTCCACTTGCCCAGGATCATCGCGGCCAGCGCGATGAAGCCGTTGCCGGCCGACATCTCGCGGCCGAAGGCCAGGCCGGAGCCGACGGTGAAGAAGGCACCACCCAGACCGGCGACGGCACCACCGAGGATGGTGTTCCACACCCGGCGGGGGTTGACCTTGATCCCGACCGTGTCGGCGGCCCTCGGGTGCTCGCCCACGGCGCGGGTGCGCAGGCCCCAGCGGCTGCGGAAGAGCATGATGTTGAGCACCACCACGAGGGCGTACATCAGGTAGACCAGGACGGTCTGGTTGAACAGCACCGGGCCCAGGACGGGGATGTCCGCCAGGCCCGGGACCCGGATCCGCTCCAGGGGCATCCGGGTGTTGAACAGGGCCCGGTTGTCGGCCAGCAGGGTGGAGAAGAAGAACCCGGTCAGGCCGATGATCAGGGTGTTCAGCACGACGCCGACGATGATCTGGTTGACCCGGTACATCACCGCGAACCAGGCCAGGACCGCGCCGACCATCGCGCCGGCGAGGGGGGCGGCGAGCAGACCGGCATACCCGTTGCCGGCCATCGAGGCCACGACCGCGGCGGCGAACGCACCGAACAGCAGCTGTCCCTCGATGGCGATGTTGATGATGCCGGAGCGCTCGCAGATGACACCGGACATGGCGCCGAAGACCAGCGGTACGGACAGCGCCAACGCACCGCTGAGCAGCGAGACCATCGGGATCACCGAGGTGGTGCCAGCGCCCACGTAGGTGAGGAACGCCAGGACGAAAGCCAGCCCGACGGCGACGTGCAGCCACGCCGGGGCCGGGATCCGGTCCCGGGCCCGCAGGTAGGCCCACACCGCGGCAGCCGCCATGAGCACCGCGAGCACGATGATCGTGGTCAGCGCGGGCACGGTGATGTCGGGGATGGTGAACCAGTCGCTGGCACCCCCCACCTGGAAGGTGGTCGAGGTGCCGGCCGGTGTGCCGGGCACCATGAGCACAGCGGTGATCAGCGCGGCCACGGCGTAGCTGATCGGGGCCTTGAGGCCGAGCTTGGGTCGGACGGCGGACTGCTCTGCGTCCGGTGGGGGCGCGTCCGCCGGCCGCTCGGTGACGGTGCTCATGCTGCGACCTCCTTCGCCTCGGGACGGGCTCTGGGCTTGTACGGCCTGGCCGGGTCGGGCAACCGGAAGACCGACCGGACCAGCGGCGGAGCGGCGATGAGCAGCACGATGATCGCCTGCAGCACCAGGATGATGTCGATCGGCGTGGAGGTGAGCGACTGCATGAACGAGCCGCCCGCCTTGAGCGCACCGAAGAGGAGACCGGCGAAGAAGGTGCCCCAGGGACGGGACCGGCCCAGCAGCGCCACCGTGATCGCGTCGAAGCCGTAGGTCGCCGCGACGCCGGCGGTCAGCGAGCGTTCCGTCCCCAGCACCTGCGCGGTGGCGGCCAGTCCCGCCAGCGCACCGGCGATGAGCATGGTGATCACGGTGACCCGCCCGACCGACATCCCCGCCGTCCGCGCGGCCGCCGGGTTGGCGCCCGCGGCCCGCAGCTCGAAGCCGATCGTGGACCGCTCCAGCAGCCACCAGACCAGCGCCGCGGCAGCGATGGCGATCAGGAAGCCGAGGTGCAGTCGGAAGTTCACGCCGGGGAACCAGTCCGCCGGGATGAGCAGGGGGTAGACCGCGTCGGCACCCACGCTCGGGCTGCGCTGCCCGGTGCGACCGGGGTTGAACGCGGGCAGCTTGAGCACATAGCTGATCAGGTAGACCGCGATGTAGTTGAGCATGATCGTGACGATCACCTCGTTGGCCCCGAAGCGGGCCTTGAGCACGCCCGGGATGCCCGCCCACACGGCCCCACCGATCGCGCCACCCAGGACGGCCACCAGCAGGTGCAGGACCGGGGGCAGGTCGAAGGCGAAGCCGAGCCAGGCCGCGACGATCGCGCCGACGATGATCTGGCCCTGGGCGCCGATGTTGAACAGGCCCGCCCGGAAGCCGACCGCGATGCCGAGCCCGGCCAGGATCAGCGGCACGGAGTAGACCATGGACTCGGTGATCGGCCGGAGCATCCCCGCCAGGGTGGGCTGGTGCCAGTCGAAGATCGCGCCGCGGAACATCGCCACGTACGCCTCGGTCACCGCGGTCCACGCGGCGGACAACAGATCGCCGGGCCGACGGAAGAAGTACCCGGCAGCCTCCCGGGTCGCCGGGTCCGCGAACGCGATGAGGAAGGCCCCGATGACCAGGGCCAGCACCACGGCCAGGACGGACATGAGCATGCTGCCGGAGAGGACCTGGTGCAGCACCGGCCGACGGTCCTGGCCGGGACCGGTCCTGCCTGTGCCGGTCGACTGGCCCGTCCCGGTGCCCGTCTCGGCCGGGGGCGCTGCAGCCACCGCCTGCTCGGCGCCGGCGTCCGAGCCGCGGGACTGGCCCGCGTGCTGCTCGCTCACGGCGTCTCCTCCTCCAGGTCGGCCTGGCCGAGCACCGAGTGGTGCGCGGCGGCCTGGGTCCGGGCCTCGTCCAGGGGGACACCGGCCATCATCAGTCCGAGCATGTCGCGGTCGACCGTGCCGCCCTCCGCGGCCACGTCGACGATGCCGACGATCCGGCCGCGGTACATCACCGCGATCCGGTCACCGAGGTTGAGCACCTCGTCCAGCTCGGTGGAGACGATGATGACCGGGGTGCCGTTGTCGCGCTCCTGCACGATCCGCTTGTGCACGAACTCGATCGAGCCGACATCGAGGCCGCGGGTGGGCTGGGAGGCGACGAACAGACGCAGGGGACGGGACATCTCCCGGGCGAGCACCACCTTCTGGGCGTTGCCGCCGGACAGGGTGGAGATCGGGTCGTGCACCGAGGTGTAGCGCACGTCGAACTCCTGCGTGCGGTGCTCCGCGTTGGCCTCGACCGCGCTGGGGCTCATCGACACGCCGCTGGCGAACGGGGCGGTGTCGTACAGGTCCAGGACGAGGTTCTCGGCGATGGTGAAGCTGGCCACCACACCGTCGGTGGAGCGGTCCTCGGGGACGAACCCGATGCCGGCGCGCAGCCGTTGCTTGACGTTCCTGCCGCGCAGGTCGGTGCGGTCGAGCACCAACCGCCCGGCGTCGGCGTCCTCCAGCCCCAGGATGACCTCGGCCAGCTCGGTCTGGCCGTTGCCCTGGACCCCGGCGATGCACAGGATCTCCCCGCTGCGCACCTCGAAGGACACGTCGTCGACCAGGACGGTGCCGTTGGGTGCCACCACGGACAGCCCCTC containing:
- a CDS encoding ABC transporter permease, which produces MSTVTERPADAPPPDAEQSAVRPKLGLKAPISYAVAALITAVLMVPGTPAGTSTTFQVGGASDWFTIPDITVPALTTIIVLAVLMAAAAVWAYLRARDRIPAPAWLHVAVGLAFVLAFLTYVGAGTTSVIPMVSLLSGALALSVPLVFGAMSGVICERSGIINIAIEGQLLFGAFAAAVVASMAGNGYAGLLAAPLAGAMVGAVLAWFAVMYRVNQIIVGVVLNTLIIGLTGFFFSTLLADNRALFNTRMPLERIRVPGLADIPVLGPVLFNQTVLVYLMYALVVVLNIMLFRSRWGLRTRAVGEHPRAADTVGIKVNPRRVWNTILGGAVAGLGGAFFTVGSGLAFGREMSAGNGFIALAAMILGKWSPWGAVAAALLFGFSKNLGNMMSSIGSTIPSELLLMLPYVITILAVAGFVGRVRPPAAEGIPYTKS
- a CDS encoding ABC transporter permease, with product MSEQHAGQSRGSDAGAEQAVAAAPPAETGTGTGQSTGTGRTGPGQDRRPVLHQVLSGSMLMSVLAVVLALVIGAFLIAFADPATREAAGYFFRRPGDLLSAAWTAVTEAYVAMFRGAIFDWHQPTLAGMLRPITESMVYSVPLILAGLGIAVGFRAGLFNIGAQGQIIVGAIVAAWLGFAFDLPPVLHLLVAVLGGAIGGAVWAGIPGVLKARFGANEVIVTIMLNYIAVYLISYVLKLPAFNPGRTGQRSPSVGADAVYPLLIPADWFPGVNFRLHLGFLIAIAAAALVWWLLERSTIGFELRAAGANPAAARTAGMSVGRVTVITMLIAGALAGLAATAQVLGTERSLTAGVAATYGFDAITVALLGRSRPWGTFFAGLLFGALKAGGSFMQSLTSTPIDIILVLQAIIVLLIAAPPLVRSVFRLPDPARPYKPRARPEAKEVAA
- a CDS encoding ABC transporter ATP-binding protein, translating into MKLELQGITKVFGPLVANDHIDLVVEPGEIHALLGENGAGKSTLMNVLYGLYDPDDGQILLDGKPVRFKGPGDAVAAGIGMVHQHFMLVPVFTVAESVALGYEPAGPGGILKLDEARRRVKEISDRFGFHVDPDARIEDLPVGVQQRVEIIKALSRDAQVLILDEPTAVLTPQETDELIAIMGELKEAGTSIVFITHKLREVRAIADRITVIRRGKVVGEALPGSTETELASLMVGRSVNLSVGKAQATPGEASFQVEGLSVVAPNGTVLVDDVSFEVRSGEILCIAGVQGNGQTELAEVILGLEDADAGRLVLDRTDLRGRNVKQRLRAGIGFVPEDRSTDGVVASFTIAENLVLDLYDTAPFASGVSMSPSAVEANAEHRTQEFDVRYTSVHDPISTLSGGNAQKVVLAREMSRPLRLFVASQPTRGLDVGSIEFVHKRIVQERDNGTPVIIVSTELDEVLNLGDRIAVMYRGRIVGIVDVAAEGGTVDRDMLGLMMAGVPLDEARTQAAAHHSVLGQADLEEETP